cctgtatctacaatattatattatatatatatatatatatatataatttctagtttagtcaaattatcaacTGTAGTGTTTAGAAGgccgagtttagcttaggtgagtaACAACTTTGAGAACatcaacttttaacattgatctgcaattttTGAGCATGTGGTGATAGAGAAGTTGCActctattaaacaaaataaaataaattatcgaaattaatgatatataatttagcttgtaAATATGCGTGACTAATgtgattaatattataaaagaatttgaaaaaaaaaaatataacgtttttatatacaactatatcATCAATGTAGTGTACATtcacccaaacaaaaaaaaaacaattttccaacctgttttttttttcctattctattaaaaatcaaaacaacttaaaatttttgctctaccaatagagaggtttatctcaagactattgtttccaaccaagtgatgtactATTAAAAAAGAGACTaatgacaacaaagtcaatgtttgtatgtattctttatttattaatattttgtaggaacaaaattacaaatatactcttaaaaaagtttacattgtacaAAAATTGGAGtcggactccatccatggttacatttcataaattttgcaaagttattatacaataaagtctaaactcaatactaatgcgttgtctatgatGGATTTTAACTCGACaattcaaaataattatgatatattatttttctttatttcgattaataaagatcacaatttcatttttttgtgtggaaggggtaagggaggagggggagggagggtcgaactcggaaaatgaaatgtaatggatctactgGAAGACAATTGTCAGGTTAAAAAGttggtggtttaggttttggtggtctagATACTCTTAacttagcattgatatgtacaaactgatatatgacatgtggttcaaaatctgaattacgttaggttaaaatcatcaatgtgattcatggttctgaaAGTCTGCGTTcctatgtaaaacaaatggtaataatatatgggcaaatatatgttcctcaatCTCTGAGGCACATTCGATTGCTtgcccccttaagatgttattaaaaaacagttgggagtgaaaataagacaagattcaccaaattggagtgGGACTCCATCCAaggttttatttcaaaaattttgcaaagttattatagaataaaatctcaactcaatactaatgcgttgtctatgatATATTCTAACTCggtaattcaaagtatttaggatatattatttttctctctttcgattgataaagatcacaacttcatttttttggtggaaggggtaagggaggaggggggTTGAACTCGGAAAAGGTAATGGATCTACTAGAAAGcaattgtcaggtaaaaaagtgggtggtttaaGTTTTGGTGGTCTGGACattcttaatttagcattgatatttacaaatgaatatgacatgtggtttaaaatctgaattacgtgaggtttaaaatcatcaatgtgattcaagGTTTCGAGTCTACGTTCCCgtgtaaacaaatggtaataatatatgaaaaaatatatgttcctcattctctgaggcacacccgattgctagcccccttaggatgttattaaagaacagttgggagtgaaaataaaacaagattttggaaTGTTCATTGGCTTGATGGTGGCAATCTTGCAACTCGGTTTATAAGGTTGTATGCCTTTgcaccatctaaagaatgtgtcatgtgtgatattttttatgatttgacatgaaaattcgaatgacattgagatatttgtgatgacatggataagcaataacttttgacattgaataattttttttaatcagtaagacttaatgagcaacacaataagtgtttgtgaaattatcaaggtaaaaaaaacaaatgttaataaagtgaaattgaatattttaatttgttaactattaattaaaaaaatagtattttaaatatatatataagtataataatatatttacccgcgtattacgcgggacaataatcgaGTAAATAAACACATTATATGAGATTATGAGGGAGTAATTCTATGAGGTGTTCCATTCCCATCCTCTTGGCGATCGTGTCTTGTGTGTATAGTTACTGTAGTCCATTCTTCTTCTTaccaatatttattattataattataattataccGAAACCTACCTCTTGAGATCAAGAGAGAGAATGTATCGGCGGGCGGTAGCGAAAGGGTTACGAGCAATTATTAGCGGCAATAAACAAACAATAACCACCTCTCGTTGTTGTTCTTCTCAGATTATCAGAAATCCAAATCATCAAATCACATCTCGTCATCAAATTGGAAGTTTTGGTGGCGGAGGAATTCGTTTCATATCATCAGAAGCCCCACCTCCGCCGCCGCCTATCAAAAGAGAACCCGAAATACCCCCAATTATATCATCAGGAAATGGATTGGAATTCCAAAATATCAATAACAATAATTCTTTTAATGATTCAACAACATCAAAAGGAGATAGGAGGAGGAAAAGGAACGTTAGCACTGGCAGTTACGAAGATGAACAATCTCGAGTCCTTGCTGCTTCCCTTCTCCACGTGGTACCCCCCCTTTcaataattatgttatttaaCGCACTAGTAGCTAATCAGCTTAAGATATGCCCGTTCAATAAATATAGTAACACTTCACATTGACATTCATACTCACTTGACAATATATGTGAAGATGATTGCCCCAATAACGTTGTTATTAACTAAATAATTGCAGATGAAGTTGGGATGGAGCGAAGCAGCGTTGATTGCAGGTGCTAGGGATGTTGGTGTTTCCCCTTCCATTGTTGGTTCTATTCCACGTAAACAAGCTGTTCTTGTTGAGGTTTATTCCTATCTTCTTCCTTCGTTTCAGTCCAATCAATATAACCAAATGCTCACTCTTGATTTCTCTGTTCTCCTAACTTTCCACTTGTTACAGTATTTTATGGACCAGTGTTTGCAGCACCTTATTGACGTCATTGACTCCGGTGACTTAAATTTACAAGACTTGGTACCAAGTGAGCGCATAGCAAAGCTTGTCAAATTCAGGTTACAAATGCAAGCTCCATACATATCCAAATGGCCTCAAGCTCTAAGCATTCAGGTCATCTGACTCattactttattttgttgtttacaGTCTACATCACCCTTCCCTAGTCCCTACCATATCCTACCCTAAATAATAATTgcaactatggggttcttatAGGCTCAACCATCAAACTTCCCTACAAGCTTTAAACAACGAGCAATGCTGGTTGATGAGTTCTGGCATGCTTCAAATGATGAAGACACCGGTGTGGATTGGTACCTTAAGCGCACTGTTCTTGGTGGGATATACTCAACAACTGAAGTATATATGCTCACTGATAACTCCACAGGTTTATTTTCTCCACTGTCATCTACTCATGTCTTTACTTCACTAGAAGTTGCCAACTAACTTGAACAACTTCTCAACATTATCATCGTTATGTTTTTATTGGACTGAGGAAAAGATCCTTAGAGTTTAAGACTGGTCCTAGACTCCTAATCTCCAATTGAATGATACTAATCACTGTtagatatagtcatatagattGATGGACCTCTCGGCACTGATCATAATCCTAGAATTTAATTACATACTTCAGAATTATCTATATATGGATATCACTGATTGCAAGTTATTTATATGTCAAAACTTTTGTCATGAATGATGCAGTTATGGCTAACCTTACAGTGGTGTAATTAAATAGTGGTTTTGTAGGAGTGAATAGTAGAGTGACTAATCACTTGTGGCCTTGTGGTGTGTAGTCTTATCTACTGTAGCTATTGATCATGGTGTTTTTCTCTTCTTCAGATTTTCATGATACATGGCTATTTTTGAATGACCGAGTCAGAGATGCCTTTGATTTAAAGAAGACATTTCAAGAGGTGTGTAATTGGTAATCTATTTGATGACATGACCTTATATACAATCTGAACTATAACTTCTATTCTGGGCAACCCTTTCAGGTAAAATATTTTGCAGAAGCTGTCGGGGCAGGGGTGGGAGGTTCATTCCAAGGGTTTATGAAGAAAAGTGGTTAGATTGGATCTCTCATCCAGATTTACTAAGTTTTCACAAGCATCATATTTGCTAGCGATGGTAGCATAAAAGTCTGACTTTAGGTTTCAGTTGTCATTTCTTTCAATGTCATTGTTTATTTAtgcagaaaataagaaaaatggtCTTCCAAATGTATCAAGTAAAGCTAGTACGTTGTTTAATTGCTTACCTTTTTTGCGGCGTGAAGGAATAaagtatctatatatgtttatttcgAGTATGATTGGCTTCCGTGGATTGTTACATAATCATATTTCAGCTTTACATATGAAATTGGAGATTCATGAAATATGTACATAGGCTTGGATAGTATCTGTCCGACTTTCACCATCTCATTCCTTTatttatctctatatatatatttacccaAAAGATCATATCCTGTTGGATTAGTGGTACGTCATACCTCAAAGTTATACTGCCATTTACATATGAGTTCACACACAATCAACCCATAGATACCCGGATGGCcggatatatgtatattgtatacatatataaaatcactAAAATTTGATATCTTTAAAAGATTTGAGATCACATGTTGGTCAAATGCTAAGAGCATTCATCATTGTCACGTTAGACCACCCTACAGTCACACTATACGTCATACCACACTATACcatatttgtatgtttataaaatacaacatatttaatttattaataaaaacataacatagttttatattaaaatacatttaagttagaAATAACACACATTTCAGTATGTatgtaaaatacaaaatattcgTTCTATGTGCAGAGAGCTACCAATGGAAAACATATTGAAACAggaaaaccaaataaaaaaaaaataatgggaTAATTTGTTTACTACGTattgatttatattttagtgATATAAATAAACTAGTTGATGTACACAAGTTGTTTCACAAAGTACAAACAACAAAGTCATCCTTCTCGGTCATCCTACTCCATCTACTTCACACTACTTATTAAAGTCATACTCATACTCCATCTTTTTggatatatatcatatcaatataatatatatactccatCTTCTTTAGAcgaatacattgaaaaataaggaagaaacaataaaatattcaagaaaATAGAACGATAGCCAACCACTCCATTTCTTCTTCAGCTTCGACCATAAGGACGTTGAGATTGTAATGGTACCACACCACGTCGTCGAGGTCCTATCTTCCACGTTGTCTACGCTTTATGAGTATATGTAATGTGGCTAAAATATCGTCGGCGTGGAAAAAACGACCCGAACGATATACACCAAAAGGACGCTGAGATTGTAATGGTACCACACCATGTCTTCAAAGTCCTATCTTCCATGTTGTCCACACTTTATGAGTATATGTAATGTGGCTAAAATGTCGCCGGCGTGGAAGAAACGACTCGGACGACATAGTGCGGTTCCATTACAACCTCAGCGTCTATTTGGTGTAGAAGCTCCAATGTCCACCCATTGACGACGAAGTTAAGCAGGGTGGTCGCGTCCTTTTCttctatgtgtgtgtgtgtgtgtgtgtatatgggggtgggttatttatattacaagcatttaaaaagtacaaaaagtacatgtgtaagttaacttacacatgcttgttccttccatctcccaccaccaccaccaccaccaccaccatgatcatctccgaccactacCATGATCCTttggcgacggcgaccatctccggcgagacttacacatgtgtaagtacaacttacacatgtgtaagttaactttccggcaataatcaggttcgtttttgggtggatacggtacgggccagaggccctcatccattctaagctgaccgtcaagggacgcatatgggaatcatatggatttgatgggcggcgatccaaaagatggtgacggtttgctatGGTACGGGCAAAACCCTTGATGTCGGCGTCGTAGTTGGGTTGGTTGGAGATGATGgaggctggtggtggttgtttcgcgaaggaaaaaacctagaatttttaaaccctaaaatgctaaaaaaaagggttgtacttacacatgtgtaagtctcgccggagatagTCGCCGtagccggaggatcatggtggtggtcggagatgatcatggtggtggtggggaagatggaaggaagaaagaGGGGaaaataccttgtactttttgtactttttcaaactcttgtactaaaaataactttcatatatatatatatatttaaaattatttgtatttttcaattgtttttgaagattggTATGCAaatgtattatataaaacatattaaaatgaTTTTCCTTAAAGAGTCGAACATTGTcaattttttgataaaaaaaagtcttttgtACCAAATGGTATATATCCTGTTGAATTCCACATATAATCTGATCTTGTTTTACAAAAAAATGATGAtccacacatttttttttttcgttacaTTACTAAATGTATTTTATGTTGGGATGTTAAAGGAAAAACTCTGAAACATAGTATAAAAATCATTTCACAAAGGGATAAATGTCTGAGAATATAATGAACTATGCATGAATGTTTATattgtgtaatgaactacttggATGTTTagtgtatgtaatgaactatcaAATCCAAGTTATTGGATGTATCCGactaatcaaaaacttacaagtgacagcttatatggttgccacatatacccggTTGCATCCAATAAAtaggatttaaaagttcattacataataaacatctaagtagttcattacataacataaacattcttacatagttcattacattctcAGGTACTTATCCCTCCACAAATCATTCCCCTTCtacaaaaacaacaaattcaATAACCCGACCCGTTAATCTCTCAAATACTAACGAGTAACGAACCAAGTGACAAGATTACTACCAACTCTCACACAGCTTTGCACACACAGTAAACACACAGAGTGAAGAAGATGAGGGTGTTCCTCTGCAACCCATCATCTCCTTCCTTACCactcccaccaccaccacaaaccaccattCACCACCCACTTCCCCACCATACCCACAAGCCATCTTTACTCCATTCCTTGACCGGAGCTGCAATCTCCATCAACCTCTTCTTCTCACCCTTTTCTCCACTTCCACCGCCCCCTTCTTTCGCTTCTTCTTTCGTCAATCCAGAATGTACCGAACAAGACCAACGAATTGAACAAGAAAGAATGCTCCAAAAGGCTCCTGAATTAGTCACAAATGAAGATATTGTCAAAGAAGCTTGGCAGATTGTTAATGATAGTTTTCTTGCTTCTGATCACACCCGATGGTCACCGCAATCTTGGCTTGTATGTATATCTTGATTTTACTAACTTATTTTATCTGATTGTTCGAAAAATTGAATCTTGTTGTATATTGTGGATTGCCCATTTCatggttttaaataaaattgtgTGTTTGGGATGTTTTGCTTATTTTTAAGTGCTTACGTCTTAGAGTGAGAACTCCTATCCGTAACACTTAGTATGTAATTACTGATTTTACCAACTTAGATTATCGAATTGGTCGAAAAATTGAATCTTGTTGTATATTGTGGATTGCCCATTTCATGGTTTTGAACAAAATGAGGTGTTTGGGATTTTGCATTTTTGAAGTGCTAAAATCTCAAAATGTGAATACCTATCCGTAACACTTCGAATTGggttttgtgttttataaaaattggaATAGAGTGTCGGTTAAGTGCTTGGAAGTGTATATAACTAGAGACTGAAATCGATAGTATGTATACTACTTTAAGTATTTGCTATTGTGTGTATCCAACTTTTAAGTAACTGCTATTGACTAAGACTTGTAAATTGGTGGTGTGATAGATGATGTTGCAACTTATATGGATGTCATGTCAGCATTAAGCAAAAATACTATCGGTAATGGACAACAACAATATTGCGAGTTAGATACATGTAATAACGGCATTTTAAGTAGGAAACCATAGTTTTCAGGTTACACTAGGCTACATTTGTAAACTCTCAACTCAAAACTATATGCAAATCCTGAGCCCTCAAAGTGATTTAGTTATAGGGATAAGTACAGCAAAAATTAACTTGCTTTCACCTGTTTTGTCATCGTATGTAACAAAAAGTCTAGGTAAAATACTTTCTTTTGTTTCCTTTCTTCCCATTATATGCAAGACTGCAAGTACTTTCACGTACAAGTTTTTCTGATGATGTGGTGGCCTCCATGTAACCATTTATCTGTTATAGGAAGTTACATAAAATGATAGTAGCTGAAAATGTATCGTATTTCATGTCATAAAAGAATACATTTTTTGGTTACATACAGTGACTAAAAGGGTGAAAGCAAGTTACTTTCTGGTGTAATTGAACTATTTGTTGTGGTTCCTTTATGATAGATGTACTGTTTTCATTATAGCAAAAGGTTTGTTTATGATAGATGTACTGTTTTCATTATAGCAAAAGAAAGAAGATGTTATGAGTACATCACTGCCAACAAGATCTAAAGCTCATGACGTAATCCGGAGAATGTTGTCTAGCTTAGGTGATCCTTATACTCGGTTTCTTTCTCCCGACGAGGTAGTTGATTCTCACAAGTCTTATTTGTTCTCCTCTATTTGGTGTTTTGCGTTTTGCTAACAGTACACctgtaatttagtaattttttcTGTGTGTTGAAT
The sequence above is drawn from the Erigeron canadensis isolate Cc75 chromosome 4, C_canadensis_v1, whole genome shotgun sequence genome and encodes:
- the LOC122595870 gene encoding ubiquinone biosynthesis protein COQ9-B, mitochondrial; this translates as MYRRAVAKGLRAIISGNKQTITTSRCCSSQIIRNPNHQITSRHQIGSFGGGGIRFISSEAPPPPPPIKREPEIPPIISSGNGLEFQNINNNNSFNDSTTSKGDRRRKRNVSTGSYEDEQSRVLAASLLHVMKLGWSEAALIAGARDVGVSPSIVGSIPRKQAVLVEYFMDQCLQHLIDVIDSGDLNLQDLVPSERIAKLVKFRLQMQAPYISKWPQALSIQAQPSNFPTSFKQRAMLVDEFWHASNDEDTGVDWYLKRTVLGGIYSTTEVYMLTDNSTDFHDTWLFLNDRVRDAFDLKKTFQEVKYFAEAVGAGVGGSFQGFMKKSG